In Erigeron canadensis isolate Cc75 chromosome 8, C_canadensis_v1, whole genome shotgun sequence, the DNA window ttattattattattattattatttattattattattcttattattactactactactagattttagactcgtgtccaacactggacacgaggtttacgttattatcaatattagatcttcatacatttaagtcttaaaaacttataattttgaacatACATGGTTCTAAGTGTTCTATTTTACAAGTTGTAAGACAATAACCAttttcgtcactgtcattattagccgagacatattgatggaattgtttgacATAGTAATTCCACAatgcacatgctataataatttatctattatagAAATATTTTGAAACTAGTTGTAcgtataatgtgatattattatgaaagataattaggaattaaaatataaacatacttgtgatcctatacttgacattcaattatatatatttgatcatgatgcgggccAATAACACGCATAgattttttttcaatcatctgtcctatgataatttgataacaGTTAAGATtgttatttgataacaattatgactcttgatttgagtgacaactataactttaaacattaatacgcaaaacaaatatatatatataaataatgtacctttttgattgagtGCTAGAATGAATCTTCaatggagttcatattgatttggatttagtattcaagtaaccatCTGTTATAAATCGTGTTTTATTATGTGATCGTCCCATGTTCTAtaattcctattgtgtttatgataatgatgttgtatatcgtcatctgttattatgtttggagTATGTatttagagttcaaattgtgtttatattaaatattaatatttataacttataaaaaatctaatataatatttgttaataagtcattaggttttaaaataaatgattgtaaaatttaaaaaattatccaaagttgatggctaaaaataaatgtaacttaagtatttagggttaaaaatttaaattattgttggaaaacaaaaagtgtaaaataatgagactttttttttacaaattaatataaatattaatataataatatatttagataatgattattaggatttttaatttgtagttaatctaaatgatgacataagcaagaattaatttgataaaatcgaacgatttgatttgttaataagtcattagttcaactgtattataatataatattaatataaatttatatatatatatatattaaaaacaaagatacGGAAATGcgtgcaaagaatagtaacggacaattttaattttttttgggcccattttcatttttttaatgggccaactttattttttttgggaccctttttatattcttaattttgggtttgacaaattatgttttgatattttaaattgcttccaatttgtttacaaagatcacttagactatctccaatggggatATTTTTGGACACCCTTGGTGCCTTTAGGTGCCCTTGAATATCCTTTGCGGTtaaagcttgtccaaaactaaagattttttgatgcatgcccttacccaagggcatgcccttaagtgcccttacttatatttttttttgtttttagtggagttaaaggatatgtaaggatatttgtatggttggagataaaattatacgattttaaagatttataaggatgtgtaaggatatgatgtggcagctcagaCACGCCTAATGGGCGTCAttagcattggagataaccttattttaattgcatattattattttttaaatttgtaacatatttaagattatctcatcttattaaaaatgtactaattacatagtatatatacacataacagtagggtgtatgttttgaatatatacacctaaccatctccgaaaaatttgtttgcaatacttattagtttcaatgttatttcggttgatgttaTATTATTGTGGACTATTTTGTTtcagtttttattttcaatgatttgagAAATTAGCTTTAactatgtttgtattattattttgtatttttattttaaatattctattttCATACTTATTACagtatcttttaaaatttatataatatattaatttgttataaaattatactgtcaatcttttaaatttaaaattgcttactcattaaaaaaatcaatatcaactcaggttttgagctatataatgtttataaaagcatgtaataattttttaaatagtacgaaacacaataaatataatgtatcaCGGGACAACGCCTGAGTAATGTATCTCgtttctatataaatataaaaaaaaaaaattaaaaaggtgtGTGTAAGTGAGTGAGTGAATATAAAAAGGAGGCAGTCGACAAGAAAACGCTTGACACTCCGAGAATCCTCACTCACAAGTCACTTCTTTCCGCCTCCCGAGGTTGGTTTTGCTAACTTACGCTGCCTCCCCTCAACCTTCTCTATGTAGTGCTACACTACGCACCCCGCCTTCAACAACCTCCCAAACCCCCCTCTATGTgcttacacatatatatacacaatacacttatctatatctatcattTTCCTAAATTAACTTAGGGCTTCCATTACTCACATATTGAATTAATCCACTACATGATTGAATTGGatttatcaaaattattatATCGATGGATCCGCCAGTGATGATGAATTCAGGTGGTTATAGGTCAGCAGCAGGAGGAGGAGGTAATTCAGGAAGCTCATTATGTAATTTAACCGAGATCTGGCCTTTTCCTATTAATTTaagcggtggcggtggcggtggtaaTGGCAATACGACGTCGTTTAGTGTTAGCCAGTTAGGTGTTGATACTAGTGGCGGCGGCGCCGCCTTTGTTAATGATGAGGATAATGAGGATGATCCTATGTTTGTTGATCAaagaaatattaatattaataaaaaaagacgtgatgatgatgattcttctAAAGCTGTTTCTACTAGCAGCAATGGCATGGTATatcattgtatatatgtgtatctatatatatatatatatatatatattatagtgtGTGCTAATATTCTCTATATGGTTCCAATTTTATTGCAAAGTATCCGAAGGGACTGTTAACTATAGATATGaacttgttattatttttaagtggTTGACTTTTATGGTCAAAGTAAGGACTGATATGataaatgaaatttaaataattttgtttagaaatgaaaaagatGATTATTTATTGAATAGTATGATATGATGGTGAACTAAAGAATCACTTTTGTGAGTTCgaaatttatttaagtttaccAACTTTTTTGTTGGTATTTGATTAAATTCATATATACAGTTCATTTCTGGTTGCATTTatgaattttgttttcttttctataaATATTATTTGGATTAATAATTTGGGTttggatttgttgttgttactttTTGTTATAGAGTAATTGTTAGGGAAGTAGAATTGAGTAGTTAGTCAGGGCTAATGAAAAAAGTTGTGATTTTTTTGGTTAGCTTGACAGTGACGGTAAACGTTTGAAGGGGCTGGCGTTAGAAAATGACAACCCGGAATCTAAACCGGAAATTGAAAGAAGTTCTGGGAAGAAAGCGGAAAACAGTGGAAAAGCAGCTGAGCCACCTAAACAAGATTACATTCATGTTCGAGCACGAAGAGGTCAAGCTACTGATAGTCACAGTCTAGCGGAAAGGGTAATTTGTTACGAACCTTTAAAAATGTCGGGTTAACTTTCTTTTTCTGTTTAATGCTATAAAGATTAGGTTTCGTGTGTGGCTTTCTTTTTGCTTGGTTTTGATGTATTTAATGAACAGGCTAGAAGAGAGAAAATAAGTGAAAGGATGAAAATTCTGCAAGATTTGGTCCCTGGATGTAATAAGGTGTGATTTGTACATTTTCTTGTTATgtttatgtaatttattttagttCATTAGATTAAGAGTCTTTTTACATATAAACCAGGGTGAATCCTTTTTACCCAAAGAAAGCTTGCGTATATGCTTTCTTAGATGAACTACTTCTTAGTCAAAATTTATACACTGATgctagtttttaaattttgagtgGTGAAGTGCACACAGAAAAAATTTAGATGCCGCGCCATGTGAATTTTTTTCAAACGGCTTAAGTTTTTTAGTCAAGTTTCTCTCACCAAATTCTTTCAAAGCAGCCTAAAAATAGTACAAACATGAGTATACGTAAGCCCATCAAGCTGTCCCGTGACATACaaccatttttttaaatgaacGGCCAACCAATTTATTTTCCACTGGAAAAAGTGCTAAAACTACAATGGCAGAGGATGATAAATTTGAACCCAGTACTTGATTTATTATGAACATTTTTCCAACTTCAGCTATTGCTggaataaaaactaaattttgtgATCTCAGGTCATTGGCAAAGCACTGGTCCTTGATgagataattaattatatacaatCACTACAACAACAGGTCGAGGTAAGTATGTTTTCCCGGTATGTATTACTTGCCATTTCAATGAATATTGTACTAATTAAGTTGAGTGGGACAGTTCTTATCGATGAAGCTTGAAGCTGTTACGTCTAGATCACAGCCAAGCCCCCAAGGATTTCCTTCAAAAGATGTAAGTATGGATTTTTTGTGTCCTTTGACAGTACTAGCTGATTTGTTATATTATGTTAGCCCCAAAATGGGAATTTGGAGAAAGAATCGGCAGCGTTTTCAACCCATCTACTTAAGAATGTGTCAATATCGGTTATGTTTTTTAGCGGGTCTAATTGGtaaaataacttaaaagttCGCTAACAGGGGTATATGTTGGAAGTCAACCAAAGCCTTTAACTGGGGTTATCTGCATAAAAAAGCAACGAATTATCGAGAATTTCCAAATTAAGAAATCAAGTATAAAAgttatctaaaataaaaaaaacatctttCGATTTTCATCAATTACGGAAATcaacttttcattttcttcaaatcCAGAAATTAAGTATAAGAATTatccaaaataaaaaaccacacaAATGTTGACATGTGTAAAGAATTTATACAATTGATAAAAATCAAACGTTGCTTTGATAATACTTGATTTCTAAATTTGGGACTTCATGCAAAGTTCGTTAATATTTTATGCAAATAACCCTATTTTTAGTTGTAACTACCTTACTAAATCCCTTCATTCGTAAATATAATCTAGGTCATATatagggggatgggaatataaggctgtcgggtatctaagcttaggtgtgaaatactcacatattgtttatttaatccataaaaatcatgggggcccatgcatttattcattaaacaagaaataataaaatattagtatgtgagggattacacacctatatatatatatgtgtatatatatatattttgtagtcATATTAACCTTTTAGTTTGAACAAGAAAAAATGGTTGTGGGTTTACTTGTTGCCTAGACTGTTTCAACATGTACAAAACACTACTCATTTTGCCACTTCTAGGAGTTAGTAGACTGATTCTTGAACCGATGCACCTCTgctatttcattttttttttaatttcatgcATTGACTTAGAAGAGAGACAAGGTACTTCTACTTTCTAACAAGTCAAAACTTGTGTTTTAGTTTGGTCAACAACCATTTGACATGGCTGGGGTTTCATATGGATCACAACCCACACGTGAGTTCAGCAGAGGATCATCACCAGAATGGTTGCACATGCAAATTGGTGGCAGCTTTGAAAGAACATCATGAGATTTTACCATTATCCGTAATCAAATGGTAATAAAGATGCCATGAAATGGACAAAGCTTGATTCTACATGGAGCTAATGATTGAGAtactactaaaaaaaatatatgctaTACAGTCATGAAACTATATCTATCTCCATATGTTTGtgtcagaagatgaagaaacgTCATATGCATGTATGCAATACTCTTACTCATACACCTCGTAGAGTCGTCTATGTCCTTTTACTTGCATACAATAtgtgatgaaattgtttgtcctCTGTTTTCTAGAGAAGAAGCATAATTTGTATCGAAAGAACTCTCATGTACCAAGACTAAAAAGAATCGTCTAAATAAAGTTCAATCGATTATACTCCTAAAAGTTCTGTTTGCATCCATAACTATCTATGCTTGTTGTGTTTATACATTTAAATCAGTGAgataaatgataataatgtACAACCAATGAGAAGAGGCATCAAATGTGCATTTATATGGCACCAAACATTATGATTACGATAATAACTATGGGGCCTTAGGGATTTATTAGTTTCTATCCTTTTGGTTGTTGTGGTTTATGAATTAAGATATGATTTGATAGTTATTTAATTATGCCTTGTTAAACTAGTTGATAATAACCAACTTAAAGTTAAACGTTGTCACTTTAAACGCCTTAAAGACTTGGATTACTTTgtgaaaacaataataattagaaGATTTGAATGCAATTTACTCCCACCTAATCGACGTGTGGTTGCTCTTATTCAATGTGCCTTACCTACACATCCAGTAGACGAGTACCTCAAATGATAGGTTTGTGGGAGATAAAAAGCctaaaaagtttatataagaTATGAATTCGAGTTATAAAATATGATCCATGCTTAATGCTTTGTTTAAATTTCACTTACATCCATTATTAAATTGTCATTTTCAGTCCTTCTGTTAGCGGGACTATGTCTTCGAAAATTTTTCGATTTACCTCCACCAAAATTTGGTGTCTTTTGTTCGAAACCGTAATCAAAATGAAATAGAGTTCGAAGGAATATCTATGTGAGTTTGATTCAGCGTTTGATTAAGACCCCGATGAATGCCAAGTGTTTTAGGTTTTTTGGAATATAATACTTATCAAAGAAAGGAGATTGTTTGGTTGTATTTGTTTCATTTCATTCTAATTTAAGCAAAAGATGAGACCATTCAGTTTAAAATGTACTGTTTATATGTTAATAGAAATTCTTCACATGGAATTGCTTTCGAGAGAAGATATTCACAGGTTAAGTGAAGTGAGCACATTTTTTCATGTAACTATCGCTTGCGTTCTAAGATGAAGTTAGAAGTATTGTGATAAGATATCATTTATTTCgtaatttaaccatgatccaaaggtcaagatcttgtcttttttgttttacattaatacttgttttacaatactcaacccctatatatatatatatatataaaatacttaatGTTGGTTTGTCTAAACTACAAGCAGTCTGACAGGTCATTGAGTCAGCAGTCTAACtctgtatttaaaaaaaaatgttattattgtaatatataatttgaatagTTGCAATGACATGTCAGAGAATTACGCTTCAGATTCaggatataatataaaataaatacggACCGTCACATTTAAAACGGtggatatttgatatttattaacaaaaaaaagagtaaaaaacaaaaaatatccaTGTGTTTTCACTATTTATCACTTATGGTCCATCTTTCTTAATATTTTACAATATCAATCACTTACCATCCTCATTTTAACCCCATCAATAGGTGTCTCATAATTCTCCATCAATATAAGTAGGCCCATTCGAGTGAAAGACGAGCACATACAACCCATTTGGCCCATGAGATATCAAACGATATGGATCTTTtgaatttacatacatatatccatgtatatacatacaaacgATTCACATGAGATATGAAACGAGTATGTAGGCCCAAGAGGCTCATTCGATTGAAAGACGAGCACATACAACCCATTTGGCCCATGAGATATCAAACGATATGGATCTTTtgaatttacatacatatatccatatatacataaagacGACTCACATGAGATATGAAACGAGTATGTAGGCCCAATAGCCCCATTCGATTGAAAGACAAACACATATAATCCGTTTGACCCGTTTAtacaaatgataaacataatttGGCCTACTATGCCCATTCGAGTGGAAGACGAACACATACAACCAATTTGGCCCATGAGATATCAAACAATATGGATCTTTTGagtttacatacatatatccatatatacatatagacgACTCACATGAGATATGAAACCAGTATGTAGGCCCAATAGCCCCATTTGATTGAAGACGGGCACTTATAATCTATTTGACCCGTTTATACAAATGATGAATATAATTTGGCCCACTAGGCACATTCGAGTGAAAGACGAGCACATACAACCCATTTGGCCCTTGAGATATCAAACGATATGGATATTTtgaatttacatacatatatccatatatacatacaaacgACTCACATAAGATATGAAACGAGTATGTAGGCCCTGTAGCCCCATTCGATTGAAAGACGAGCACATATAATtcatttgacccgtttataCAATTATTGAACGTAATTTGCCTACTAGGCCCATTCGAGTGAAAGACAACCCATTTGGCCCATGAGATATAAAACGAGTGTGAAGGTCCACTAGGCCCAATAGTTCCATTCGAGTGAAAGATGTGCATATACaacctatttgacccatttttaCAAATGATGAACATAATTTGGGCCATAAGGCCCAATAGGCCTATTTTTGAGAAGCATATTGACCCataacatattaaatttttatgattttttttatatagaaaatgttactttttgtgttgttttataaaatatggaCTATCAGCCATAAATTACTCTCCGTTTTATAATATACGGATAATTATGGGACACCTATTGATTTGGTTTTTATGCCATTTATCTAATACGGACCGTATTATATTAGTCAGGTAATATACTCTTTGTTTATAATTATGGGCACTTATTGATGGGGTTAACGTGGGGATGATAAGTGATTGATATTGCAAAATATTAAGAAAGAGGAACCATAAGTGATAAATAGTGAAAACACATggacactttttgttttttactcctttttttgttaataaatatcaaatatccaTCGTTTTAAATATGTGACGGTCcgtatttaatttataatatatccTGAATCTGAGGTGTATTTTCTGACATGTCAATGCAATCATTGTGCCGTATTTGTACACCATTTTTTAGCCTGTTTTACTTTATACGGGGCGTTTTCATTACCAAAATGGGAAGTAATACATAAAACGGGTCGTATGAGCGTTGTGTAAATGAACAATTGCCGGTGTGTAAATAGATCTTCATATTGGTTTAAGCATGTATTTTTAACCTCCGGATATCTATACATGATCATTACTTTTATGTCGTTAAGTTGCCCAACGCGAGTAACACGTGAGGGCAATAAAGTCTTTTGACATTTTTTGTTAGGTGTAACTTGTAGTTTtcaaaatttacacttttcataCCTGAATAAATTACAAAttcaaaagttatattttgatttattcaaatacttttttttcttgaatttgtgattattactattattttagATAAACTAGAAATAATGACATAGAAATCAAGGTAAAAGTGGGAGAGGAATGTGTTGTCAAAGTCTAAtccatatttttatttgttatttaaaatatttcatcaagtgttatataacacataagtattatatttatatctatatctatagttatatttatattatactatattataaagaaaataaggttttaactttcaatttcaacaatgtacacattataatgcatgatgtatcaTACATCAATGTCTCATAATTTTCAACTATTATTTTCAcctctcctcaaatttcaaccattCAATTTTTTAtccctcctccataaatcattttatttttctaattaattcaaaattttttatctaaaaaatcgtacattgataaattataaaaattatatgggtgtttttaaaatttcatgctctttcattagatatgtcattcgatatatactttcgacgaatttttaaatatgagggcgaagcccgtattgctaaaacatttggctatcacacatatcacctcctatgacctatcactctttatgacttatcacctctaTCATCTCACTGCCGCAAATACTTTATCTTGTAACACATAAAAAGACGAAAATCCATTGAAATCTTTCAATGTGGTTGAAAGGggt includes these proteins:
- the LOC122611312 gene encoding transcription factor BHLH089-like, whose translation is MDPPVMMNSGGYRSAAGGGGNSGSSLCNLTEIWPFPINLSGGGGGGNGNTTSFSVSQLGVDTSGGGAAFVNDEDNEDDPMFVDQRNININKKRRDDDDSSKAVSTSSNGMLDSDGKRLKGLALENDNPESKPEIERSSGKKAENSGKAAEPPKQDYIHVRARRGQATDSHSLAERARREKISERMKILQDLVPGCNKVIGKALVLDEIINYIQSLQQQVEFLSMKLEAVTSRSQPSPQGFPSKDFGQQPFDMAGVSYGSQPTREFSRGSSPEWLHMQIGGSFERTS